In Humulus lupulus chromosome 6, drHumLupu1.1, whole genome shotgun sequence, a single genomic region encodes these proteins:
- the LOC133782997 gene encoding uncharacterized protein LOC133782997, giving the protein MQHIDVMMYYLRRKVKLSTDLKRRVSTTDTCFGQNIVFMYEDFKKKGSGAFKIDERCVALKIMKGESMFCATHWNLLDDVVMPVNVNGLMHWILLHFNVQQRSLTVYDSMSGAKHENQTLPVVEAFAVLIPLLLEMIDFYVRKDIHLDVSPYDVVENEALKLSIAKGIPQQTDCDCGVFCTYFAEQIILGKENEMPKNIDVRLLRKDIAVSLYYHGKNKELEGYLTSDEFTEKLLERRQKIMKIAA; this is encoded by the exons atgcaACATATTGATGTGATGATGTATTACTTGAGGAGAAAGGTTAAATTGTCTACAGATTTGAAGAGAAGAGTATCTACGACTGACACTTGTTTTGGGCAAAACATAGTGTTTATGTATGAAGATTTTAAGAAAAAAGGTAGTGGCGCATTTAAAATAGATGAGAGATGCgttgctttgaagataatgaagGGGGAATCCATGTTTTGTGCAACTCATTGGAATTTGCTTGATGATGTTGTCATGCCTGTTAATGTGAATGGTCTTATGCACTGGATTTTGTTGCACTTTAATGTACAGCAGAGATCTCTTACGGTGTATGATTCAATGTCTGGTGCAAAGCATGAAAATCAGACTTTACCTGTCGTTGAGGCATTTGCTGTTTTGATTCCTCTTCTTCTGGAGATGATTGATTTCTATGTTCGTAAAGATATTCATCTTGATGTTAGCCCGTATGATGTGGTAGAGAATGAGGCTTTGAAGTTGAGCATTGCTAAAGGCATTCCTCAACAGACTGATTG TGATTGTGGTGTGTTCTGTACTTATTTTGCTGAGCAAATAATTCTTGGGAAGGAGAATGAGATGCCTAAAAATATTGATGTTCGCCTCCTTCGTAAAGACATTGCTGTCAGCTTGTACTATCATGGAAAGAACAAAGAACTTGAGGGATACTTAACTAGCGATGAGTTCACTGAGAAGCTTCTGGAGAGGAGACAGAAAATAATGAAAATTGCTGCATAG
- the LOC133785871 gene encoding uncharacterized protein LOC133785871, producing the protein MDNITSLVQYGGNWNENNEYQGYTMSGILIPPNCSLDNLVNLIKKEIKEKTATIEVSYQVEKGTPPMKVVTDNSVLFFLEIKKKVATKITDLPLCVTIIQESNNENGLLLLANQKATAEEMEVGTLLMQANQASINEQMLLEEGMSSTTNEGINVSYIPHFAEEVADFIIEDNTKRKKKLDEIQLVISDYRVNTIEQGQIYKDKNTVKSTLSYYAMLHNFQFKTKRSEPREYLVTCADEKCNWLVRASKYRNQDLFKVRKCNPNHTYSVEIVLEDHRQAKSIVVGELIKNKYKSIKRNYTPNDIMNDMNDDFGVTMGYTKAWRSREKALRLVRGNPDDSYQKLPIYLYMLKKANPGTITHLLTDKEDRFKYLYIAFSNSIKASTLDSNNNIFVLAFGIADSENDNSWLWFFSKLRETYGEPEGLAIVSDRHKSIENAVHMVYPNAFHGAYMFHLLNNLKGKYGSHGEELQMKFIAAAKAYTQTECENYMKGLDRIDRRIRPYLEKAKYETWARSYSPTKRYTMMTSNIAESLNAALKAARNLPIDILVECLRSLVQKWVWNNSNNANGTFTKVSTATENELRHDIVSKMKYEVLPFNTIEYQVRDQKRINFTVNIHNRTCTCNRFQEDEIPCGHAVAVIAKRNLSVYDYCAKFYRTETLKALYQENVHPLPHKDEWNLPQHLDILVLPPNSTIPAGRPRKKRIRSRGENNVIITCGKCAQPGHNRKTCRNPPFQKPNKQKNPKT; encoded by the exons ATGGACAATATTACTTCtttggttcaatatggaggcaattGGAATGAAAACAACGAGTACCAAGGATACACAATGTCTGGGATATTAATACCACCAAATTGTTCTCTTGACAACTTGGTGAATCTGATAAAAAAGGAGATAAAGGAAAAAACAGCAACTATTGAAGTTTCTTATCAAGTAGAAAAAGGAACACCACCAATGAAGGTTGTAACAGACAATTCAGTGTTGTTCTTcctggaaataaagaaaaaagttgcTACTAAAATAACAGACTTACCATTGTGTGTCACTATAATTCAAGAatcaaacaatgaaaatggcCTTCTTCTACTAGCAAATCAGAAAGCTACAGCAGAAGAAATGGAGGTGGGGACATTATTAATGCAAGCAAATCAAGCTTCCATCAATGAACAAATGTTACTTGAAGAAGGAATGTCAAGCACAAcaaatgagggcataaatgtgtcaTACATACCCCATTTTGCTGAAGAAGTAGCTGATTTCATAATTGAAGacaatacaaaaagaaaaaagaagttggaTGAAATCCAACTAGTAATATCTGATTACAGAGTGAACACAATAGAGCAAGGACAAATTTACAAGGATAAGAACACAGTCAAATCAACCCTTAGCTACTATGCAATGCTGCATAACTTccagttcaaaacaaaaagatcagAACCTAGAGAGTACCTAGTTACTTGCGCAGATGAAAAATGCAACTGGTTGGTGAGAGCATCTAAGTACAGAAATCAAGATTTATTCAAGGTACGGAAATGCAATCCAAATCACACTTACTCTGTTGAAATTGTTTTGGAAGACCATAGGCAAGCAAAAAGCATCGTAGTTGGGGAattaataaagaataagtacaagtCAATCAAAAGAAATTACACTCCAAATGACATCATGAATGATATGAATGATGACTTTGGAGTAACTATGGGATACACAAAAGCATGGAGATCAAGAGAGAAAGCTTTGCGTCTAGTAAGAGGGAACCCCGATGATTCATATCAGAAGTTGCCAATATATCTTTACATGTTGAAAAAAGCAAATCCAGGAACAATAACACACCTACTCACAGACAAGGAAGATAGATTCAAATACCTATACATAGctttctctaactcaatcaagg CATCAACGTTAGATTCAAACAACAACATTTTCGTGTTGGCTTTTGGAATAGCAGACTCCGAAAATGATAACTCATGGCTATGGTTCTTCTCCAAACTGCGAGAAACCTATGGAGAACCCGAAG GATTGGCTATAGTTTCTGACAGACATAAGAGCATAGAAAATGCAGTACATATGGTGTACCCAAATGCTTTCCATGGAGCTTACATGTTTCACTTACTCAATAATTTGAAAGGCAAGTATGGGAGCCATGGAGAAGAACTACAAATGAAATTCATTGCAGCAGCAAAAGCATACACACAGACAGaatgtgaaaactacatgaaaggCCTTGATAGAATTGATAGACGCATTAGGCCCTATTTAGAAAAAGCCAAGTATGAAACTTGGGCAAGATCATACTCGCCAACAAAAAGATACACCATGATGACATCCAACATCGCAGAATCACTCAACGCTGCACTAAAAGCTGCAAGAAATCTCCCCATTGATATCTTGGTTGAATGCCTTAGAAGTTTGGTTCAAAAGTGGGTTTGGAACAACTCAAATAATGCAAATGGAACATTCACAAAAGTTTCTACAGCAACAGAAAATGAATTGAGACATGACATTGTTTCAAAAATGAAGTATGAG GTCTTGCCTTTCAACACAATAGAATACCAAGTTCGTGATCAAAAGAGGATAAATTTCACAGTAAATATACATAATAGAACATGCACTTGCAATAGGTTCCAAGAAGATGAAATACCTTGTGGCCATGCAGTAGCTGTCATTGCAAAAAGAAACTTGAGTGTCTATGATTATTGTGCAAAATTCTACAGAACAGAAACGTTGAAAgcattgtatcaagaaaatgttcATCCTTTGCCCCATAAAGATGAATGGAATCTCCCACAACACTTGGACATACTAGTGCTGCCTCCAAATTCAACAATCCCTGCAGGAAGACCAAGAAAGAAACGAATAAGATCAAGAGGGGAAAATAACGTAATAATCACCTGTGGGAAATGTGCACAACCAGGACATAACAGGAAGACTTGCAGGAATCCTCCATTTCAGAAGCCAAATAAACAGAAAAATCCAAAGACATAG